The nucleotide window AAGCGCGATCGCACAAAAATTCTGCACCAAGATTTACCGCAAAGCTGACTACTTCGATATTCCCACAGTTAACGATGCTGCTCAACTTCAGCAGTACATTCCCCGCATCCAAAACAAGTTACAGAAGCAAAACCTAGCTTTAATTCTGCATGGCTGTGAACCCAACGAACATCTGCTCAACTTCTGCTACAGTCTTGCAGATCCAGACATAGGGCTTTACATCGGTTTGATTACCAGCCAACCTTTAGAACAACCCCTGAAAGGCTTTCTACCTAATCAAGATAATCTCCTCAGTGCAATTCAAAGCTGGATTGATGAGATTGCTTGAGACAAAGTGCGATAAGCAAGAGCAAACCCTCCGTCCTCTCTTTTGTGCCAGTCCTGAGAGGAGGGGTTAAACTTCACCCAGAACCTGGTTGTAAGTCTTCAGTAAATAACTAGGTTTCAAAAAAGTAATAAAATAACCCACAGCCACTAAAGCGACAGTACTCAACGCAACTGGCACAGCCAAAGGCAGATAAATTAGGTGACGGGGTTCATTTGCTAGCATCTTCCCGACGCGATCGCAAAAAACTCCTAACTTATCCTTCATCCCAGCCATCGAATCCTGGTATTTCCCTTGAGTCAGATTGGCTTGAGCAAGTAGAATATTTTGCCAATAATAATCATGACCAATCAGCAAAAACCGCCAGAACCAATGGGATAAACTCGATGGTGGAGCGTGCATTGCCCTCGCTTGCGGCTGTCTCCAAAGAGTGTACCCTTGCTGACAAAGCTCGTGAGCATGAATGGCACAATTGCCACGATACAGAGGAAGCGAGATCGGAATGGGATGCTTCAGCAGAAACTCGCGCCGAAACGCCACATTATTCAGGAAGTATTGACAGGTTGGAGTCAGGCTTTGCTCTCCGGAATAGGGGGGAAAGATGTACGCGAGTACCATTGCGGTTCCATACACCCCTAATCCCCGTGTCATCGTTTCCCCAGCGACAAGTTGAACCTCATCTCCTTGAGTGAAGGGCATCAGGATGTTTCTTAACCAGTTCCTCTCATAACTACAATCAGAATCAAAATAAACCACAATTTCCCCTGTAGACAGTTGAGCACCCAACATCTTGGCTTTGTAATAGCCAGTGCCCAGAGGAACTTGATGTACTTTAATCCAGGGGTATTGTTCACAAAGCTGCTCTAGCAGGTTGGCGGGAGCATTGCCGCTATCAATCAGCCACACCTCATTAGCATGGGTTGGCGAAATGTCTTGATGCGCGAGGGACGCCAAAGACTGAGACAAACCCTTAAGGTCGGCATTTGCCAAGTTTTCTGTTTCTAACACGATTGAAAAACTGGGTAAGTGCTTCTCTGCTGGTATCTGTACCTGTCCCATCGCTTATTCCTGTCCCTGATCCGTAATCCATTATCTATCAGCGTCATTGCTCATTGTTCATTGGGCATTCAGCATTGATAATTGTTTTTTATTACAAACTTAATAGTTTCATGAATTTAATTTACTTTCTCCTGCGCTCTTCCTGGAGAATGGTGGCGATCGCCATTGTCACTGGTTTTTTGAGTGGGGGTAGTAGCGCGGGTTTGATTGCACTGATCGGTCATGCTATGGGTAGCGGTATCGCTTCCGCCCCAACATCGATCGCGTGGGGTTTTGCTGGATTGGCGCTGGTTGCGCTCCTAACGAGTATCTTAGCGAGGGTAGTGCTGATTCACCTCTCCCAAAATGCCATCTTCCAACTCCAAATGCGCTTGAGTCGCCAAATTCTCGCCACGGAGTTAAGCCATCTCGAAAAGCTGGGTTTCCCCCGCCTGTTGGCAACCCTCACGGAAGATGTCCAAGCTATTTCTAATGCTGTTTATATCATTCCTTTCTTATGTATTAACATTGCCATTGTTGCGGGAGGCTTAGTCTACATCACTTGGCTATCCTGGAAAGTCTTTCTGATTGTTGTGGTGTTGTCGGTGATTGCATTAGGCAGTTGTCGGGTGCTGCTCAAACGCGCAAGGCAACTAATTGCCCTCGCCCGCGAAGAACAAGACCAACTGTTTAACCACTTCCGCACCATTACCGAAGGAGTGAAAGAACTCAAACTTAACTATCAACGCCGCCAAGATTTCCTCACCCAAGATTTGCAAGCTACAGCAACTAACTTCCGCCGTCATAATACCGAGGGTTTGACTTTATTTGCCACTACCGATAGCTGGGGTAAACTCATCTTTTTTTTCGCGATCGGTTTAGTCCTATTCGTGCTGCCAAATCTCATCGTTATCGATTTGCAAACTCTCGCCGGCTACGTCTTGACCTTCACGTATTTAATCGGCCCCATGGATAATATTGTCAACAAACTTCCCCTCATTAGTAAAGCTAATGTGGCTTTGCAGAAGATTGAAACATTAGGTTTTTCGCTCACGAGTTGCAATGAAGCGGCGATGATTCCACCTCAGCTCAAGTCATCTTGGCAAAGCTTGGAATTCAAAGGTGTGACTCATACGTATCAACGAGAGCAAGAAGACATCAACTTTACCGTTGGCCCGATTAACCTGACGCTTCGACCCGGACAATTACTGTTCATCATCGGCGGCAATGGCAGTGGTAAATCAACCCTGGCAAAGCTGATTACCGGACTCTACATTCCAGAAACAGGAGAAATTCAGTTAGATGGAAAACTTATTAATCAGCAAAATCGGGAATGGTATCGCCAACATTTCTCTGTAGTTTTCTCCGATTTTTATTTGTTTGAGCGACTGTTGGGGTTTGATAACGCGGATTTAGATCAGCAAGCTAAAGAATACCTCAAGCAACTCCAACTCGACCACAAAGTTAAAGTTGAACAGGGAAGACTCTCGACCACTGCCCTTTCTCAAGGACAGCAGAAACGATTGGCGTTATTGAGCGCCTATTTAGAAGATCGACCGATTTATCTATTTGACGAGTGGGCGGCAGATCAAGACCCCCTATTTAAGGAAATCTTCTACACACAGTTTCTCCCTCAACTCAGAGATAGGGGCAAAACCTTACTCGTCATCAGCCATGATGACCACTATTTTTACTTAGCAGACCGCATGATCAAACTGGACTATGGCATGGTCGAGTTTGACAAGCGATCGCACCCATAAATTACTCAACCCATGTCCAAGAGCCCTAGCATGGGGCTAACGTTCAAACGTCAGCCCCATGAGTGGCTTTAGCCGGTTTATCCAATCGCTGTCTCACGCTTCGCTACCTGTTCAATTAGAGCCAGCACATCACTACGGCTAAGCTTCTCTTTACCGTTACTCAATGCATCCAAGGTGCCATGAGCCAACAGCAGGGGAATTTGGCAAAACGTCAAAGCCGGACCCTCCGGAAGCGCGTTGGTGTAGGCATCGGCAAGGGCTAAATTGCGACGTGCATAAGCTTGCATCGCATCTTTACTCCAACCTTCGGGATAAAAGTCTACTCCACGCGCCAGATCGTCGGTGTGGTTACGGAGAATGTTGACCGCTTGTAACCCTCGACCAAACCCAACCGCCTGCATCCGGTTTGTCTGGGTCCCATCATACCAAGTCCATAAGTCGGAGAGTAACAATCCCACCGCACCTGCAACGCTAAAAGTATATCGATCTAAGTCCGATTCGGTTTGAATACTCCAGTTGTTATCTGCCCAGTAAGCCATTCGATCCGCCATGGCTGCCGTAGCATCCCAAATCCGAGGCGCAATATCTTCAGGTGCCAAACTTGACCATTCGCCAATCCGAATGCTTACCTCTGGTAATATTTCTTGGTGTAGACTGAATCCCTCAGAGAAGTCATGGAGCGCAAAGCCATTAACAGCGGCTTGCAACTTCAGGCTAATCATTCGCAACAGTTTTGCCTTAGAGGGATTATCGACGCTTGGATGATCTTCGATTTCATCAATGGCACGCATACATAAGTAAGCGGATGTGACGGCTTCTTGCAGCCTCAAGGGTAAATAACTAATTGGGATGTAAAAAGTCCGGCTAGTTTCTTCTAAAACTTCTAAGGCATCTTCACGTAGAGCCATCTGTTGCACTCCTATGATTGATTGTTACACCAAGCTACAATCCAACATATCTTCTTTTGTCACTTTCGTTATCGGAAAATCAGCGACTTCTCTATATATTGGCGGGCTTCCCTTGTGGGAAGAAATAGATTAAGAAACATTCATCATACTTGAAATGTGGACGACTTTTTATTAATTTTTTTGGTTTTATTTTTATCTTTAGAAAAATCCGAAAAAGGATAAATTACAATTAATTTTTCATTCTAAATTAACGAATGCCTACTTAATTTATTACTCCCTGTATTCAAGATTACAGTTGAAAATTACACTTTAAGTTTCGAGGATTCTTTAAGGACAGCGTCATCCAATCGAGCGTTTGACTTTATCCTCTAAAATGAAAATCATGTTGTTGATATATACAATAATTCGCTCTGTGACACAAGCAGGTTCCAGTTAATTTATGTGAGGTAGAAGCGGTTAACTTTTGAAAAGCACAGGCCGACAAATTTAAGTAAAAGTGGGCGAGTTAATGCTCAACGATAGGAATTCATTGAAGCTACCCAAAAAGGTAACAATGGCAAAACACAACCCTAATATAGATTCGCCATGAATCCTAAAAACTAACTTGAGAAGAAGAAAAAAAGTTGGGGATTACCTATCCTTGGCGCAGTTTTATTTTTTATATTTACCTTGAGAGCCTCCCAAATCTATTAGTAAAACCTTTTTCTAAACTTCTTCCCTTAACTGAGATACAGAGGGTCGTGAAGACTCAGTGTAAATCCTTAGAAAACCTCTCCGAAAATTAAGTTTCAGTGATGGTGCTACAAGGATTTCAGGTTAATTATCGGAGAGGTCTAGAGTGTTGCAGAGAGTGTCAAGACAGCATTTTTGGTATTGTCTTGCGACCGTTACAACATTGGGGATGAGTTAGCCAGAAATTTCTCCCCGCTGAGTCAACAAAGTTTGATGACGACCAAAGGCCATGAGCGGAAAATATTGTTGATAGAGATGATATTTCAGATAAAAATGACTGGGAAAGCCAGTCCCTGTAAATTCCGATTCGTTCCATGTGCCATCCGAGCGCTGGGTGTTTAAAAGGTAATTTACACCCCGTTCGATTGCCTCACTGGCAAATTTTCCAGTCGCCTCACCCGCCGCCATTAACCCAATTAAAGCCCAAGCGGTTTGGGAAGCTGTACTCGTTCCTTGTCCTTTGAGAGCTGGGTTATCGTAACTGCGGCAGGTTTCGCCCCAACCTCCATCTGAATTTTGGCATCCAACCAGCCAAGCCGCACCTCGTTCAATACGTCGGCAGTGAGTTTGAGGCGCGATTAAGGCTAGGGCAGAAAGAGCACCACTGGTTCCGTAGATATAATTAACTCCCCAACGACCAAACCAGGAACCATCCGCTTCTTGTTCACGAATCAGATAATCAATCGCTCTTGCCGTTTGATTGGCATCGATGGACAAGTTACAGCACCCCAGCATTTCTAACACCCGTGCCGTTACATCTGCTGTGTTCGGGTCAATCAT belongs to Microcoleus sp. AS-A8 and includes:
- a CDS encoding cyclic peptide export ABC transporter produces the protein MNLIYFLLRSSWRMVAIAIVTGFLSGGSSAGLIALIGHAMGSGIASAPTSIAWGFAGLALVALLTSILARVVLIHLSQNAIFQLQMRLSRQILATELSHLEKLGFPRLLATLTEDVQAISNAVYIIPFLCINIAIVAGGLVYITWLSWKVFLIVVVLSVIALGSCRVLLKRARQLIALAREEQDQLFNHFRTITEGVKELKLNYQRRQDFLTQDLQATATNFRRHNTEGLTLFATTDSWGKLIFFFAIGLVLFVLPNLIVIDLQTLAGYVLTFTYLIGPMDNIVNKLPLISKANVALQKIETLGFSLTSCNEAAMIPPQLKSSWQSLEFKGVTHTYQREQEDINFTVGPINLTLRPGQLLFIIGGNGSGKSTLAKLITGLYIPETGEIQLDGKLINQQNREWYRQHFSVVFSDFYLFERLLGFDNADLDQQAKEYLKQLQLDHKVKVEQGRLSTTALSQGQQKRLALLSAYLEDRPIYLFDEWAADQDPLFKEIFYTQFLPQLRDRGKTLLVISHDDHYFYLADRMIKLDYGMVEFDKRSHP
- a CDS encoding phytoene/squalene synthase family protein gives rise to the protein MALREDALEVLEETSRTFYIPISYLPLRLQEAVTSAYLCMRAIDEIEDHPSVDNPSKAKLLRMISLKLQAAVNGFALHDFSEGFSLHQEILPEVSIRIGEWSSLAPEDIAPRIWDATAAMADRMAYWADNNWSIQTESDLDRYTFSVAGAVGLLLSDLWTWYDGTQTNRMQAVGFGRGLQAVNILRNHTDDLARGVDFYPEGWSKDAMQAYARRNLALADAYTNALPEGPALTFCQIPLLLAHGTLDALSNGKEKLSRSDVLALIEQVAKRETAIG
- a CDS encoding glycosyltransferase family 2 protein, with product MGQVQIPAEKHLPSFSIVLETENLANADLKGLSQSLASLAHQDISPTHANEVWLIDSGNAPANLLEQLCEQYPWIKVHQVPLGTGYYKAKMLGAQLSTGEIVVYFDSDCSYERNWLRNILMPFTQGDEVQLVAGETMTRGLGVYGTAMVLAYIFPPYSGEQSLTPTCQYFLNNVAFRREFLLKHPIPISLPLYRGNCAIHAHELCQQGYTLWRQPQARAMHAPPSSLSHWFWRFLLIGHDYYWQNILLAQANLTQGKYQDSMAGMKDKLGVFCDRVGKMLANEPRHLIYLPLAVPVALSTVALVAVGYFITFLKPSYLLKTYNQVLGEV